In the Thalassoglobus sp. JC818 genome, one interval contains:
- the rpoC gene encoding DNA-directed RNA polymerase subunit beta': MSVGEGAYDRVNDYGAVKISLASPHDIRSWSFGEVKKPETINYRTYRPERDGLFCERIFGPEKDWECACGKYRGMKYKGMICDRCGVKVTHSRVRRKRMGHIELAAPVVHIWFFKSMPSRLGAMLSMKTTSLEKVIYFQEYVVTDPGDTPLRKCQLLTEDEAKDAKEKYGDGEFKIEMGAEAIFSLLTDVNLVDESVKLRQELRETGSQQKARDLIKRLKVIEALRDSDNRPEWMVLHCIPVIPPDLRPLVMLESGNFATSDLNDLYRRIINRNNRLKKLVDLNAPEVIVKNEKRMLQQSVDALFDNGRCKRPVLGSSNRPLKSLTDMIKGKQGRFRENLLGKRVDYSARSVIVVGPELRLHQCGLPKKIALELFQPFIIRRLKELGHADTIKSAKRMLERRDEEVWDILDEVITNHPVLLNRAPTLHRMGIQAFEPVLVEGHAIRVHPLVCKGFNADFDGDQMAVHLPLSIEAQVEATTLMMSTNNIFSPSNGAPIISPSQDIVMGCYYCTLKRPGREGEGLVFGSPDECITAYQLGVVERHAAVKVRLPKDKRVKGEGAENFKAGGLIETSPGRVIFNDTLPTRMAFYNKTLTSKDLSNVISDCYLEVGQRETIDLLDNMKKIGFTESTRSGLSFGTTDLVVAPNKEEVILKGEGEVLKQQKLYDRGVITGQERYNKVIDIWTHAREEITEAMKTRLEHDVREDGAYVNPIYLMADSGARGGIEQIRQLSGMRGLMAKPSGEIIETPIKSNFREGLTVLEYFSSTHGARKGLADTALKTADSGYLTRKLADICQNLVVTERDCGTTKGVTRGVLYRGEKVEVSLAEAIRGRVSRTNIVDPITDEVIVREGELITVDIARRIEDMGLERIQVRSPMACEAELGICQNCYGMDLSTGQLVEEGLATGIIAAQSIGEPGTQLTMRTFHIGGVASKELEESDLKTKKAGRVKFARVRSVVNTEGQNIVLARQGEIIIIDPKDRELEKYNIPAGAYLKVKEDEEVKEGQVLCEWDPHSVPILAEVGGRVRFEDLIEGRSIRSEKDVSGHIRTTVIEHKGDLHPQIILEDSTGKILDYYYVPERANIEVKEGAQVSAGAVLAKQPREASGTQDITGGLPRVTELFEARKPKDPAVVAEISGEVELIAERKRGKRVIVVHGEDGTDVEHVIPHGKALLVHTGDLVTAGDALVRGPLVPHDILRVSGEEAVHQYLLHEIQNVYRAQRVGIDDKHIELVVSQMLRKVRIDDVGDTDLLPGVVVDKWEFRRVNRALMNCVRIVSAGATEFVVGDVVPLETVEEVNEHLEAAGEELIEFTTPRPASASTQLLGITKAAVQSESFISAASFQETTKVLTEAALAGKSDGLVGLKENVILGHLIPAGTGFKMHQDSTVRIRPEAQQELRDEHARILAARREMLSESDQLAQDLGLVDQPPAPPAFGDVPSFTDLSPED; encoded by the coding sequence GTGAGCGTTGGAGAAGGTGCTTACGATCGCGTTAACGATTACGGAGCCGTCAAGATTAGCTTGGCGAGTCCGCATGACATTCGTAGCTGGTCTTTCGGTGAAGTCAAAAAACCGGAAACGATTAACTATCGAACCTATCGTCCTGAGCGCGACGGTTTGTTCTGCGAGCGAATTTTCGGACCTGAAAAGGACTGGGAATGTGCCTGCGGAAAATATCGCGGCATGAAATACAAGGGGATGATCTGTGACCGTTGTGGAGTGAAGGTCACACATTCCCGCGTGCGTCGAAAGCGAATGGGGCATATCGAACTCGCTGCGCCAGTCGTGCACATCTGGTTCTTCAAGAGTATGCCGAGCCGCCTGGGCGCGATGCTCTCGATGAAGACTACCAGCCTCGAAAAGGTGATCTACTTCCAGGAATACGTTGTTACCGATCCTGGTGACACTCCGCTTCGTAAATGTCAGCTTCTTACTGAAGATGAAGCGAAGGACGCCAAGGAAAAATATGGCGACGGTGAATTCAAAATTGAGATGGGTGCGGAGGCGATCTTCTCCCTGCTGACCGATGTCAATCTTGTTGACGAGTCCGTCAAGCTGCGTCAAGAACTGCGTGAAACCGGAAGTCAGCAGAAAGCTCGTGACCTGATCAAACGATTGAAGGTCATCGAAGCATTGCGTGACAGTGACAACCGCCCTGAATGGATGGTCCTGCACTGTATTCCTGTGATTCCGCCGGATCTGCGTCCGCTGGTCATGCTGGAGTCCGGAAACTTCGCGACCAGTGACTTGAACGATCTGTATCGTCGAATCATCAACCGGAACAATCGACTGAAGAAGCTCGTCGATCTCAATGCTCCGGAAGTGATTGTCAAAAACGAAAAGCGGATGTTGCAGCAGTCTGTCGATGCTCTGTTCGACAACGGACGCTGTAAACGTCCCGTCTTGGGTTCGTCGAATCGACCGCTCAAGTCGTTGACCGACATGATCAAAGGTAAGCAGGGACGATTCCGAGAAAACCTGCTCGGAAAACGTGTCGACTACTCAGCACGTTCGGTCATTGTGGTCGGTCCGGAGTTGAGACTGCACCAGTGTGGTCTGCCTAAGAAGATCGCTCTGGAATTGTTCCAGCCGTTCATCATCCGTCGGCTCAAGGAACTTGGTCATGCGGATACGATCAAGTCGGCGAAGCGAATGCTGGAACGACGTGATGAAGAAGTCTGGGATATTCTCGACGAGGTGATCACGAATCATCCCGTGCTGTTGAATCGTGCTCCAACTCTGCACCGAATGGGAATTCAGGCGTTTGAGCCGGTTCTCGTCGAAGGTCACGCGATCCGCGTTCACCCACTCGTCTGTAAAGGGTTCAACGCCGACTTCGATGGCGATCAGATGGCGGTTCACTTGCCGTTGTCGATTGAAGCACAGGTTGAAGCGACGACGTTGATGATGTCGACGAACAACATCTTCAGTCCGTCGAACGGTGCTCCGATTATTTCACCTTCACAGGACATCGTGATGGGTTGCTACTACTGCACCCTGAAACGACCGGGACGTGAAGGAGAAGGGCTCGTCTTCGGTTCTCCGGACGAGTGTATTACCGCGTATCAGCTGGGAGTTGTTGAGCGTCACGCTGCCGTGAAAGTTCGACTTCCGAAAGATAAGCGCGTCAAAGGGGAAGGGGCTGAGAACTTCAAAGCTGGTGGCCTGATCGAGACATCGCCCGGTCGTGTTATCTTCAATGATACCCTCCCGACGCGGATGGCGTTCTATAACAAGACGTTGACAAGCAAAGACCTGTCGAACGTCATTTCGGACTGCTATCTCGAAGTTGGTCAACGCGAGACCATCGATCTTCTCGACAACATGAAGAAGATCGGCTTCACAGAATCAACACGCTCTGGCCTTTCGTTCGGAACAACCGACCTTGTCGTTGCACCGAACAAAGAAGAGGTGATTCTGAAGGGTGAAGGTGAAGTTCTTAAGCAGCAGAAGCTGTATGACCGCGGTGTGATTACCGGTCAGGAACGTTACAACAAGGTCATCGATATTTGGACGCACGCTCGGGAAGAGATTACCGAAGCGATGAAGACTCGGCTCGAACACGACGTTCGAGAAGACGGGGCTTATGTGAATCCGATTTATCTCATGGCAGATTCCGGTGCTCGAGGGGGGATTGAACAGATTCGCCAGCTGTCCGGAATGCGTGGTCTGATGGCCAAGCCAAGTGGTGAGATCATCGAGACCCCGATCAAATCGAACTTCCGTGAAGGTTTGACGGTACTTGAGTACTTCTCGTCAACGCACGGTGCTCGAAAAGGTCTGGCCGATACGGCGTTGAAGACTGCCGACTCCGGTTACCTGACACGAAAACTGGCAGATATCTGTCAAAACCTCGTCGTCACTGAACGCGATTGCGGAACGACCAAGGGTGTGACTCGCGGAGTTCTGTACCGCGGTGAGAAGGTCGAAGTGAGTTTGGCAGAGGCGATTCGAGGTCGCGTCAGTCGAACCAACATCGTCGACCCGATCACGGACGAAGTGATCGTTCGCGAAGGTGAGCTGATTACTGTCGATATTGCCCGTCGAATCGAAGACATGGGTCTCGAGCGAATTCAGGTTCGAAGTCCGATGGCCTGCGAAGCAGAGCTGGGGATCTGCCAGAACTGCTACGGGATGGACCTTTCGACCGGGCAACTCGTCGAAGAAGGTCTGGCGACCGGGATCATCGCTGCCCAAAGTATCGGTGAGCCTGGAACGCAGCTGACGATGCGAACGTTCCACATCGGTGGTGTGGCATCAAAAGAACTGGAAGAAAGCGATTTGAAGACCAAGAAAGCTGGTCGTGTCAAATTCGCTCGAGTTCGAAGCGTGGTCAACACTGAAGGGCAGAACATCGTTCTTGCTCGTCAGGGTGAAATCATCATCATCGACCCGAAAGATCGAGAACTGGAAAAATACAACATTCCAGCCGGTGCGTACTTAAAGGTCAAAGAAGACGAAGAAGTCAAAGAAGGCCAGGTTCTGTGTGAATGGGATCCGCACTCGGTTCCAATTCTGGCGGAAGTTGGTGGACGTGTTCGCTTTGAAGATCTGATCGAGGGGCGATCGATTCGCTCTGAGAAAGACGTGAGCGGACACATTCGTACGACCGTGATTGAACACAAGGGCGACTTGCATCCGCAGATCATCCTTGAAGACAGCACCGGGAAGATTCTGGATTACTACTACGTTCCAGAACGTGCGAATATCGAAGTGAAGGAAGGTGCTCAAGTCTCTGCTGGTGCAGTGCTGGCAAAGCAGCCTCGTGAAGCGTCCGGAACACAGGACATCACCGGGGGTCTGCCTCGTGTCACCGAACTCTTCGAAGCTCGAAAGCCGAAAGATCCTGCCGTCGTGGCGGAGATCAGCGGGGAAGTCGAACTGATTGCCGAGCGAAAACGTGGCAAGAGAGTCATCGTTGTGCACGGTGAAGATGGAACCGATGTGGAACACGTGATTCCTCACGGTAAGGCCCTTCTTGTTCACACCGGTGATTTGGTCACTGCCGGGGACGCTCTGGTTCGTGGTCCACTTGTGCCGCACGACATTCTGCGTGTCAGTGGTGAAGAAGCGGTTCATCAGTATCTGCTGCACGAAATTCAGAACGTGTACCGTGCACAGCGTGTGGGAATCGATGACAAGCACATCGAGCTTGTTGTTTCTCAGATGCTTCGAAAAGTCCGAATCGACGACGTTGGTGATACCGACTTGCTGCCGGGTGTCGTGGTCGACAAGTGGGAATTCCGCCGCGTCAACCGCGCTCTGATGAACTGTGTTCGAATCGTCAGTGCCGGTGCGACTGAGTTCGTTGTCGGAGACGTCGTTCCACTCGAAACGGTGGAAGAGGTCAACGAGCACCTCGAAGCAGCTGGAGAAGAGCTCATCGAGTTTACGACTCCGCGACCTGCGAGCGCCAGCACGCAGCTGCTCGGAATTACCAAAGCAGCTGTCCAAAGTGAGAGTTTCATCTCCGCTGCGAGTTTCCAGGAAACGACCAAGGTGTTGACCGAAGCGGCTCTCGCTGGAAAGTCAGACGGTCTGGTTGGTCTCAAAGAGAACGTCATTTTGGGACACCTGATTCCAGCAGGAACAGGTTTCAAAATGCATCAGGACTCGACCGTTCGAATTCGCCCGGAAGCTCAGCAAGAACTGCGTGACGAACACGCTCGAATTCTCGCAGCCCGTCGCGAGATGTTGAGCGAGAGCGATCAGCTGGCACAGGATCTCGGGTTGGTGGATCAGCCACCTGCTCCACCTGCGTTCGGCGATGTTCCGTCGTTCACAGATCTGTCTCCAGAAGACTAA
- the metF gene encoding methylenetetrahydrofolate reductase [NAD(P)H], whose protein sequence is MRIKDVYEKSPFGISFEIFPPKSEAGDVALMESLQRLTARSPDFISCTYGAGGSTQDRTLELCEMIQRDFQIPATAHFTCVGSTIDQLNEWLDAADRRGVQNFMALRGDAPAGSDSFEAVSGGLKYANELVELIRSRFPEVGIGVAGYPEKHPEASSMELDLDNLVRKVDAGADAIFTQLFYHNENFFRFRDELERRSVSIPVVAGIMPITEFARIKRITAMCGAIIPDELAGQLEAVQDDAEAQRAIGVEYAIKQCQQLVDEGVRGIHFYVLNKSEACERILDAVQIPRSV, encoded by the coding sequence ATGCGGATCAAAGACGTTTACGAGAAATCTCCATTTGGAATCTCGTTCGAGATTTTCCCGCCGAAATCTGAAGCTGGTGATGTTGCGCTCATGGAGAGCTTGCAGCGACTCACTGCTCGATCACCCGACTTTATTTCCTGCACTTACGGTGCAGGCGGCAGTACCCAGGATCGAACTCTTGAGCTGTGTGAGATGATCCAGCGGGACTTTCAGATCCCGGCAACGGCGCATTTCACCTGCGTTGGATCGACCATCGACCAGCTTAATGAATGGCTCGATGCTGCTGATCGCCGTGGGGTGCAAAACTTCATGGCTTTGCGCGGTGACGCTCCTGCTGGAAGCGATTCGTTCGAGGCAGTCAGCGGTGGTCTGAAATATGCCAACGAACTTGTCGAGCTGATTCGATCACGGTTCCCCGAAGTTGGCATCGGAGTGGCCGGCTACCCGGAAAAACATCCGGAAGCATCATCGATGGAGTTAGATCTCGACAATTTGGTCCGCAAGGTCGATGCTGGGGCGGACGCAATTTTCACTCAGCTTTTCTACCACAACGAGAACTTCTTTCGGTTTCGTGATGAACTGGAACGAAGATCGGTGTCGATTCCGGTTGTGGCTGGAATTATGCCGATCACCGAGTTTGCCCGCATCAAACGCATCACCGCAATGTGTGGAGCGATCATCCCGGATGAGTTGGCTGGTCAACTCGAAGCTGTGCAAGACGACGCCGAAGCTCAGCGAGCGATCGGTGTGGAATATGCCATCAAGCAGTGTCAGCAGCTGGTTGATGAAGGAGTACGAGGAATTCACTTCTACGTACTCAACAAGTCGGAAGCGTGCGAACGGATTCTTGATGCTGTTCAGATTCCACGATCGGTCTGA
- a CDS encoding DUF1559 domain-containing protein yields MISRRRGFTLIELLVVIAIIAILIALLLPAVQQAREAARRTQCKNNLKQIGLALHNYLDVNNGFPPSFVSDISSAGDNPTAGGEWSAQARILPYLEQAAIYNIANLSLAYDDPINAEIPTMRVASFLCPSEVNDRTRADSNGVAEHYPLSYGFNGGTWRVWVNGSRRPGDGAFAPNTSFKPRDFVDGTSNTLCFSEVKAFTAYNRDGGTGTATVPETSDAVSGLISSGGSNKPNSGHTEWVDGRVHQTGFTVTLPPNANVIVPGGDRSDEGDYTSCREDKSCSGPTYAAVTSRSWHISIVNSLLTDGSVRSISENIDRNTWRKLGQRNDGQPVGEF; encoded by the coding sequence ATGATTTCCCGACGTCGTGGTTTCACGCTGATTGAGCTGTTGGTTGTTATCGCGATCATCGCGATTCTGATCGCCTTGTTGCTTCCGGCTGTCCAACAAGCTCGAGAGGCAGCCCGACGAACGCAGTGCAAGAACAACCTCAAGCAGATCGGACTTGCTTTGCACAACTACCTTGATGTCAACAACGGATTTCCTCCGTCGTTCGTCTCGGATATTTCGTCTGCCGGAGACAACCCCACCGCGGGTGGAGAGTGGTCTGCACAGGCGAGAATTCTTCCGTACCTCGAGCAGGCTGCGATTTACAACATCGCGAACTTGTCTCTTGCTTACGATGATCCGATCAACGCCGAGATTCCGACAATGCGAGTGGCGTCGTTCCTCTGTCCGAGTGAAGTGAACGATCGAACTCGTGCAGACTCAAACGGTGTCGCCGAGCACTACCCGCTGAGCTATGGATTCAATGGCGGGACATGGCGAGTGTGGGTGAATGGATCTCGCCGACCCGGGGACGGTGCGTTCGCTCCAAACACCAGCTTCAAGCCTCGCGACTTTGTTGATGGAACCAGCAACACACTTTGTTTCTCAGAGGTGAAAGCATTCACAGCCTACAACCGAGACGGCGGAACCGGGACAGCGACAGTTCCTGAAACATCCGATGCTGTGTCTGGATTGATCAGTAGTGGAGGCAGCAACAAGCCGAACAGCGGTCATACGGAATGGGTCGACGGACGCGTGCATCAGACCGGTTTCACCGTCACTCTTCCACCGAACGCAAACGTTATTGTTCCAGGCGGGGATCGCTCTGATGAAGGTGACTACACGTCCTGCCGCGAAGACAAGAGCTGCAGCGGACCAACATATGCAGCTGTCACATCTCGTAGTTGGCACATTTCAATCGTCAACAGCTTGTTGACAGATGGCTCAGTGCGATCGATTTCAGAAAACATCGACCGCAATACCTGGCGGAAGCTGGGACAGCGAAACGATGGTCAACCTGTCGGCGAGTTTTAG
- the mqnC gene encoding cyclic dehypoxanthinyl futalosine synthase, which translates to MVAALGTRIDEILAKSVAGERLTPEDGLELLKTTDLTALGVAADEVTRRLHPEPFRTFNIDRNINYSNVCAAVCDFCAFYRPVGHSEAYVLSEEVLDQKMQETLDLGGDQILLQGGLHPELPLEWYEDLLRGMRKRFPAINVHGFSPPELWHFHKMSKLPLKTVLERLKEAGLGSLPGGGGEILVDRVRKQITRGKVLSDGWLEVNRVWHEIGGKSTCTMMFGHVETLAERIEHLERLRQLQDETGGFTAFICWTHQAPETAPWFGGPRKGGVDMSLVPEAGAFEYLKTQAVARLYLDNIPNIQSSWVTQGEKIGQLALYFGANDMGSLMIEENVVAQAGTVFHLSLDSIKRCISDAGYIPRQRNVFYEYVDEVSPV; encoded by the coding sequence ATGGTTGCCGCACTGGGAACAAGAATTGATGAGATCCTTGCCAAATCCGTGGCAGGGGAACGGCTGACTCCTGAAGATGGTCTTGAGCTGCTCAAAACAACTGATTTGACAGCACTGGGAGTTGCTGCGGACGAGGTGACACGTCGGCTTCATCCAGAGCCGTTTCGAACGTTCAACATCGATCGAAACATCAACTATTCCAACGTGTGTGCTGCGGTCTGTGATTTCTGTGCTTTCTATCGACCAGTCGGACATTCTGAAGCGTATGTGCTGTCCGAAGAGGTTCTCGATCAGAAGATGCAGGAAACTCTCGATCTTGGAGGAGATCAGATTCTTCTGCAGGGCGGGCTGCATCCTGAGTTGCCATTGGAATGGTATGAAGACTTACTGCGAGGAATGCGAAAGAGATTCCCGGCGATCAACGTCCACGGGTTCAGTCCTCCGGAGTTGTGGCACTTTCACAAGATGAGCAAGCTGCCGCTGAAAACCGTCCTCGAGCGGCTTAAGGAAGCCGGGCTTGGAAGTTTGCCGGGCGGGGGTGGCGAGATTCTCGTCGATCGCGTTCGCAAGCAGATCACGCGTGGCAAAGTTCTGTCAGACGGTTGGCTGGAGGTCAATCGAGTCTGGCATGAGATCGGCGGTAAGAGCACCTGCACGATGATGTTCGGACATGTCGAAACTCTGGCAGAGAGGATCGAACATCTCGAACGGCTGCGACAACTGCAGGACGAGACCGGTGGATTCACAGCCTTCATTTGCTGGACTCATCAAGCTCCGGAAACCGCCCCGTGGTTTGGTGGTCCGCGAAAAGGTGGAGTGGACATGTCTCTCGTTCCCGAAGCAGGAGCCTTCGAGTACTTGAAGACTCAAGCTGTGGCTCGGTTGTATCTCGACAACATTCCCAACATTCAATCATCCTGGGTGACTCAGGGTGAGAAAATCGGACAGTTGGCTCTGTACTTCGGAGCTAATGACATGGGAAGCTTGATGATCGAGGAGAACGTCGTTGCTCAGGCGGGGACGGTGTTTCACCTCTCGCTCGATTCAATCAAGCGGTGCATCTCAGATGCTGGATACATCCCGCGTCAACGGAATGTCTTCTACGAGTACGTGGACGAAGTGAGTCCCGTATGA
- a CDS encoding NAD+ synthase — protein sequence MKVTIAQINPIVGDITGNSEKIRQAAQLAKRQGAQLLVTPELAICGYPPKDLLMRGGFVDACDTSVKQLADETSGEFGILVGHPTRPANHSGRPYNAATLLADGGVKQTVHKSLLPNYDVFDEERYFSPGTNPAPMTFLGKRLGVHICEDAWYGEPDTFYHLPPLEREDPVRLLADQGVDLFFNLSASPFEVDKFSRRCRIIRQHVSTHQRPVIFANQVGGNDDLVFDGRSFVLDSNGNLASILNGFQEQIVTVDLNNLDTADPVTDSREKQLFEALTLGLGDYAKKSGFTDCVLGLSGGIDSAVAAAIAAEALGGEHVHALLMPSRFSSDHSLSDAWELARNYKLDAQEIPIDAIHKAYESTVVVGDDLSSAPLGLADQNLQARIRGAMVMTRSNTHGWLPIATGNKSELAVGYCTLYGDMCGGFAALCDVYKQDVYGIARYINEAAGKELIPSNIIDKAPSAELAPDQFDQDSLPPYPVLDAILYGLIEQNRNPAEMVGEFPEETVRWVVQKLDRNEFKRWQIPPGVKVTQTAFGTGRRMPMAARGFTGMK from the coding sequence ATGAAAGTCACCATCGCCCAGATCAATCCGATCGTCGGGGATATCACCGGAAACTCTGAGAAGATTCGACAAGCTGCGCAATTGGCAAAACGCCAGGGCGCCCAACTTCTGGTCACTCCGGAACTCGCCATTTGCGGCTATCCGCCGAAAGACCTGTTGATGCGAGGCGGGTTTGTGGATGCCTGTGACACCTCAGTGAAGCAGTTGGCCGATGAGACGTCCGGAGAGTTCGGAATTCTGGTAGGCCACCCGACTCGACCGGCCAACCACTCTGGACGGCCCTACAACGCCGCAACATTGCTCGCCGATGGAGGTGTCAAACAGACGGTCCACAAGTCGCTTCTTCCGAACTACGACGTCTTCGACGAAGAGAGATATTTCTCGCCGGGAACCAATCCTGCACCAATGACCTTCTTAGGCAAGAGGCTGGGAGTCCACATTTGTGAAGACGCCTGGTACGGCGAGCCAGATACCTTCTATCACCTCCCCCCTCTTGAACGCGAAGACCCGGTTCGTCTTCTGGCAGATCAGGGAGTGGATCTGTTTTTCAACCTGTCTGCGAGCCCGTTCGAAGTCGACAAGTTTTCTCGCCGCTGCCGAATTATTCGTCAGCACGTTTCGACTCACCAACGACCCGTCATCTTCGCAAATCAGGTTGGCGGCAATGACGATCTCGTCTTCGACGGCAGAAGTTTCGTTCTCGACTCGAACGGAAACCTCGCTTCAATTCTGAACGGGTTTCAGGAACAAATAGTAACCGTCGATCTCAACAACCTCGACACGGCAGATCCCGTCACTGACTCACGCGAAAAACAGTTGTTCGAAGCCCTTACTTTGGGACTGGGCGACTACGCGAAGAAGTCCGGCTTCACGGACTGCGTTCTGGGGTTGTCCGGAGGCATCGACAGTGCCGTCGCCGCAGCGATTGCCGCTGAAGCCCTCGGTGGAGAGCACGTTCACGCTCTGCTCATGCCCAGTCGATTCAGCAGCGATCACAGCCTTTCGGATGCCTGGGAACTCGCGCGGAATTACAAACTCGACGCTCAAGAAATTCCCATTGACGCGATTCATAAAGCCTACGAATCAACGGTCGTTGTCGGTGATGACCTCTCCTCTGCGCCGCTGGGTCTCGCTGATCAAAACCTGCAGGCACGGATTCGGGGAGCAATGGTCATGACCCGCAGCAACACACACGGCTGGCTCCCGATTGCGACAGGCAACAAGAGCGAACTCGCAGTCGGCTATTGTACGCTGTACGGGGACATGTGCGGAGGTTTCGCAGCTCTCTGCGATGTGTACAAACAGGACGTTTACGGCATCGCTCGCTACATCAACGAAGCCGCCGGGAAGGAACTGATCCCCTCGAACATCATCGACAAAGCCCCCAGTGCAGAACTTGCCCCTGACCAGTTCGACCAGGACTCACTTCCCCCATACCCCGTCCTCGATGCCATCCTGTACGGATTGATCGAGCAGAACCGCAACCCGGCCGAAATGGTCGGCGAGTTCCCGGAAGAAACAGTTCGGTGGGTCGTTCAGAAACTGGACCGAAACGAGTTCAAACGCTGGCAAATCCCACCGGGTGTGAAAGTCACTCAAACTGCGTTCGGAACTGGCCGCAGAATGCCAATGGCAGCCCGCGGATTCACCGGGATGAAGTAA
- a CDS encoding hemin uptake protein HemP, with translation MNSSPNDSARPENDHRDDPPRGDYESSELFAGREEITIKHNGQTYRLRQTKTGKLILNK, from the coding sequence ATGAATTCGTCACCGAATGACTCGGCCCGCCCGGAAAACGATCATCGAGACGACCCACCGAGAGGTGACTACGAATCGAGCGAACTCTTTGCCGGTCGTGAAGAGATTACGATCAAGCACAATGGGCAAACTTACCGACTCCGCCAAACGAAAACCGGCAAACTCATTCTCAACAAGTAG